The proteins below are encoded in one region of Nitrospira sp.:
- a CDS encoding glucose dehydrogenase, with amino-acid sequence MSNIILRLGLAVSLWACTPTGPPVEAQAPRSPTPASTEGIVKIEPILGGLEHPWGLAFLPDGRMLVTERPGRLRLADKNGELSKPLAGVPTVFAQGQGGLLDIELDPKFSENRLVYLSFAEPGQDGTAGTAVARGRLEGERLENVQVVYRQQPKVSGPNHFGSRLVFARDGTLFVTQGERYAYRDQAQDLSSGMGKVVRINPDGSIPKNNPFVDRRGARPEIWSYGHRNVQAAALQPETGQLWTIEHGARGGDELNHPQAGKNYGWPVITYGVDYSGVHIGEGTAKAGMEQPVYYWDPVIAPSGMTFYTGQAFPDWKGNILVGSLTPGLLVRLVLKDGAVEHEERYLGKLHERIREVQEGPDGFLYLLTDSPDGRILRVSPAGQ; translated from the coding sequence ATGTCGAACATCATACTTCGCCTCGGACTCGCTGTCAGCCTGTGGGCGTGCACGCCGACAGGGCCGCCCGTGGAGGCTCAGGCGCCACGCTCCCCAACTCCTGCCTCCACCGAGGGCATCGTCAAGATCGAGCCAATCCTCGGGGGACTCGAGCATCCATGGGGTCTCGCCTTTCTCCCTGATGGGCGCATGCTCGTCACCGAACGTCCGGGCCGACTGCGGCTCGCCGACAAAAATGGAGAGTTGTCCAAGCCGCTCGCCGGAGTGCCGACTGTGTTTGCGCAGGGACAAGGAGGATTGCTCGACATCGAACTGGACCCGAAGTTCTCCGAGAATCGTCTCGTGTACCTTTCTTTCGCCGAGCCGGGCCAGGATGGCACGGCCGGCACGGCAGTTGCGCGCGGACGGCTGGAAGGCGAGCGACTCGAGAACGTGCAGGTTGTCTATCGTCAGCAGCCGAAAGTGAGTGGCCCCAATCATTTTGGCTCTCGCCTCGTGTTCGCCCGAGATGGCACGTTGTTCGTCACCCAGGGTGAGCGCTATGCGTACCGGGACCAAGCGCAGGATTTGTCGTCCGGGATGGGAAAGGTCGTGCGCATCAATCCGGACGGATCGATTCCGAAGAACAATCCGTTCGTGGATCGACGCGGAGCGCGACCTGAGATCTGGTCCTACGGACACCGCAACGTGCAGGCGGCCGCGCTCCAACCAGAAACGGGACAGCTCTGGACCATCGAGCACGGAGCCCGCGGTGGCGATGAATTGAATCATCCTCAAGCAGGGAAGAACTATGGGTGGCCGGTCATTACCTACGGCGTCGATTACAGCGGCGTGCACATCGGAGAAGGCACCGCCAAGGCCGGGATGGAGCAGCCCGTGTACTATTGGGATCCGGTAATCGCGCCCTCCGGTATGACCTTTTACACCGGGCAGGCATTTCCGGATTGGAAAGGAAACATCCTGGTGGGCTCACTCACCCCGGGATTGCTCGTGCGATTGGTTCTGAAGGACGGAGCCGTCGAGCATGAGGAGCGTTACCTCGGGAAACTCCACGAGCGTATTCGTGAGGTCCAAGAAGGACCGGATGGCTTCTTGTATCTGCTGACGGACAGCCCGGATGGACGGATTCTCCGTGTGTCGCCGGCTGGTCAGTAA
- a CDS encoding hypothetical protein (possible pseudo, frameshifted): MAPAYEQAAHALEPHVRLARVNTEEQQALAARFDIFSIPSLILFRGGREIARQAGAQSMESIVRWVQSHLSNHK, translated from the coding sequence ATGGCGCCAGCCTACGAACAAGCGGCCCACGCGCTCGAACCGCATGTCCGACTGGCCAGGGTCAATACGGAAGAACAGCAGGCCCTGGCCGCTCGGTTCGACATCTTCAGTATCCCATCGCTGATTCTCTTCCGCGGCGGACGGGAGATTGCGCGACAGGCCGGCGCGCAATCCATGGAGTCGATTGTGCGCTGGGTTCAATCGCATCTGTCGAACCACAAGTGA
- a CDS encoding hypothetical protein (possible pseudo, frameshifted), with translation MSQSIHLACPHCRSLNRVPAARLTHHPKCGQCRESLFTGHPIALTASDFGLHSERSDVPLVVDFWPPGAVHAA, from the coding sequence ATGAGCCAGTCCATTCACCTCGCGTGTCCGCACTGCCGCAGTTTGAACCGTGTCCCGGCGGCGCGGCTGACACATCATCCGAAATGCGGACAGTGCCGCGAGTCTCTGTTCACGGGGCACCCCATCGCGCTCACGGCGTCCGATTTCGGCCTGCATTCCGAACGGAGCGACGTACCCTTGGTGGTGGATTTCTGGCCCCCTGGTGCGGTCCATGCCGCATGA
- a CDS encoding dimethylmenaquinone methyltransferase has translation MIPMEHLRAKLLDRRRELFADAARTEDDVLQLEQEPQSESAEQGQEENLIRLLDRMDTRLKAEIESIDRALIRLETGGYGVCARCGGEIRQSRLDVLPWAEHCIDCARKQERTGA, from the coding sequence ATGATACCCATGGAACATTTGAGAGCCAAGCTCTTGGATCGTCGGCGGGAACTCTTTGCCGATGCCGCTCGAACCGAAGACGATGTGTTGCAACTGGAGCAGGAGCCACAGAGTGAATCGGCCGAACAGGGACAGGAGGAGAATCTCATCCGTCTGTTGGACCGCATGGATACGCGTCTCAAGGCCGAGATCGAGTCCATTGATCGAGCGCTGATCCGTCTCGAAACCGGAGGATATGGGGTGTGCGCGAGGTGCGGCGGAGAGATCCGACAGTCGCGGCTCGACGTCTTACCTTGGGCTGAACACTGCATCGATTGTGCTCGGAAACAGGAGCGCACGGGTGCCTGA
- a CDS encoding PTS cellobiose transporter subunit IIC, translated as MLQHLACHLRRLRTMPLCVLAVLLPTAVHAVTDGVSSTLKEGIPHHSLDTRIDLHSLVNDLEQANPEIKAARQRWEASRAVVPQVQTLPDPTVRFGYQRMPMVDPLQGPMYGIGQEIPFPGKLRLRGEVAQREADRIEQEYHAVRLRVIARLKELYFDLHFIHKAIEVVETNKILLMQFEKTAKSRYAVGQAAQQDVFRAQVEISRVLDRLAVLEQQKESLHAALNRLLNRPPAGPFGTPEEIHVTMLTLPLPELSRRADAFSPILQASAKGVERGEQGVALARREYYPDFDLGVLGLRNDRINDNGYQVMLGIRIPLYYTTKQRQGVRQALADLTGARERLINTRQDVLFRVKDDFVQAQRAERLVTILRDAIIPQATKSLQASQAGYGVGKVDFLTLLNSLLTLQENELELHGEMAAHEKALARLEEVTGGPLTGAATVPGAERWRSMEDTERPAEEVGRP; from the coding sequence GTGCTACAACATCTTGCTTGTCATCTACGCCGCCTCAGAACGATGCCGTTGTGCGTTCTCGCCGTTCTCCTTCCAACTGCCGTGCACGCGGTCACGGACGGTGTCTCTTCAACCCTTAAGGAAGGTATCCCCCACCACTCACTTGACACGCGAATTGACCTTCACAGTCTCGTGAACGACCTCGAGCAGGCCAATCCGGAGATCAAGGCAGCCCGCCAGCGCTGGGAAGCGTCGAGAGCGGTGGTCCCTCAAGTCCAGACTTTACCGGACCCGACGGTGCGATTCGGGTATCAGCGGATGCCCATGGTCGATCCGCTCCAGGGGCCGATGTATGGGATCGGACAGGAAATTCCGTTCCCTGGGAAGTTACGGCTCCGAGGCGAGGTGGCCCAACGAGAGGCAGACCGGATCGAGCAGGAATATCACGCAGTCCGCCTTCGCGTGATTGCGCGTTTGAAGGAGTTATACTTCGATCTGCATTTCATCCACAAGGCCATCGAGGTGGTGGAGACCAACAAAATATTGTTGATGCAGTTCGAAAAGACGGCCAAGTCCCGGTACGCGGTCGGCCAGGCCGCGCAGCAGGACGTCTTCCGCGCTCAAGTCGAGATTTCACGCGTACTCGACCGGCTGGCAGTGCTGGAGCAGCAAAAGGAAAGCCTCCATGCCGCGCTCAACCGCCTGCTGAACCGGCCTCCCGCCGGCCCATTCGGCACGCCGGAGGAGATTCACGTCACGATGCTGACGCTGCCGTTACCGGAGCTGAGCCGGCGTGCGGACGCGTTCTCGCCCATCCTCCAGGCCTCCGCGAAAGGCGTGGAGCGCGGCGAGCAAGGGGTGGCACTGGCTCGCAGGGAATACTATCCCGACTTTGACCTGGGCGTTTTGGGCCTTCGGAACGATCGCATCAACGATAACGGGTACCAGGTGATGTTGGGAATCCGCATTCCGCTGTACTACACGACGAAACAACGGCAGGGCGTACGACAGGCGTTGGCAGACCTGACAGGCGCACGCGAGCGTCTTATCAACACGCGACAGGACGTTCTCTTTCGAGTCAAGGACGATTTCGTCCAAGCACAGCGGGCGGAACGGCTCGTGACGATTTTGCGCGATGCGATCATCCCGCAAGCGACGAAGTCGTTGCAGGCGTCTCAAGCGGGGTATGGAGTCGGCAAGGTCGATTTTCTGACGCTCCTCAACAGCCTGCTCACTCTTCAGGAAAATGAGCTTGAATTGCACGGCGAAATGGCTGCGCACGAAAAAGCCCTCGCTCGCCTCGAAGAGGTCACCGGAGGCCCGCTCACGGGCGCCGCCACGGTGCCCGGGGCCGAACGATGGCGCTCCATGGAGGACACAGAACGTCCCGCCGAAGAGGTGGGGCGCCCATGA
- a CDS encoding PTS cellobiose transporter subunit IIB codes for MNRRFLLLALAALLIAVSIASFWLLARQPAPAEPIQEPGTAATSESHMNEAMPASGLDSPPSMAETGMTANTMMIAPERLQTIGVKFQKAARRPLDKVIRTVGRVDIDERMVGRVNLKFEGWIEQLLVSAVGDHVEKGQRLFTIYSPDLVATQEEYLLALQSYRELGKSEFPEVARGAKELLEATRRRLELWDIRENHIKDLERTGKVLRTLPIHSPSTGTVIRMQARAGTYVTPGTELYYIADLSKIWIFADIYEYELPFIEVGQGASVSLSYDPGVTLHAHVEFIYPTLDAKTRTAKVRFALDNPGEKLKPDMYANVELKVPLGTRLAVPRDAVIESGERQLIFIHHGGGKLEWRTVTLGVRAGNWVEVVEGLQAGDHVVTAANFLIDSESQLKAAVRGMAGMPGMQ; via the coding sequence ATGAACCGTCGATTCCTGCTCCTCGCCCTCGCGGCGCTATTGATCGCCGTCTCGATCGCGAGCTTCTGGTTGCTCGCGCGACAACCGGCGCCGGCCGAGCCGATTCAGGAACCAGGGACGGCCGCCACGTCGGAGTCGCACATGAACGAAGCAATGCCGGCATCCGGTCTGGACTCACCGCCATCAATGGCCGAGACCGGCATGACGGCCAATACGATGATGATCGCCCCTGAGCGACTGCAGACGATCGGTGTCAAATTTCAGAAGGCCGCCCGGCGTCCGCTCGACAAGGTAATCCGTACGGTCGGCCGCGTGGACATCGACGAACGGATGGTGGGGCGAGTCAATCTCAAATTCGAGGGATGGATCGAGCAATTGCTCGTCAGCGCCGTCGGCGATCACGTCGAGAAGGGGCAGCGCCTGTTCACGATTTATAGTCCGGATCTTGTCGCGACCCAGGAAGAATATTTGCTCGCGCTGCAAAGCTATCGGGAACTGGGCAAGAGCGAATTCCCGGAGGTGGCGCGTGGCGCGAAGGAACTGCTGGAGGCCACCCGTCGTCGCCTCGAACTCTGGGATATTAGGGAGAATCACATCAAGGACTTGGAGCGAACCGGCAAGGTGCTACGGACACTCCCGATCCATTCGCCTTCCACCGGAACCGTCATCCGCATGCAAGCACGCGCCGGGACTTATGTCACGCCGGGGACCGAGCTGTATTACATCGCCGACCTGTCGAAGATTTGGATCTTCGCCGATATCTACGAATACGAGCTGCCGTTCATTGAAGTCGGACAAGGGGCGTCCGTGAGTCTCTCTTATGATCCGGGCGTCACCCTTCATGCTCATGTGGAATTCATCTACCCGACCTTGGATGCCAAGACACGGACAGCAAAGGTGCGGTTTGCGCTGGACAATCCAGGGGAGAAGCTCAAGCCCGACATGTACGCTAATGTGGAGTTAAAAGTCCCGCTCGGCACGCGCTTGGCCGTTCCTCGCGACGCCGTCATCGAATCGGGAGAGCGGCAACTGATTTTTATTCACCACGGAGGCGGTAAACTCGAATGGCGGACGGTCACACTGGGTGTCCGAGCAGGGAATTGGGTGGAGGTCGTCGAAGGCCTTCAGGCAGGCGACCACGTCGTCACGGCGGCGAATTTCCTGATCGATTCCGAGAGCCAGTTGAAGGCCGCGGTACGGGGCATGGCAGGGATGCCGGGCATGCAATAG
- a CDS encoding cation transporter, translating to MVERIIEFSARNRVMVFLFVFGLAAAGLWAMQHTPVDALPDLSDTQVIVYTKWPGRSPDLVEDQITYPIVTALLSAPNVTVVRGISDFGYSYVYVLFKDGTDIYWGRSRVLEYLNQLAGRLPEGVSPQLGPDATAVGWVFEYALIDETGQHTLADLRSFQDWYLRYWLLSVEGVAEVASVGGFVRQYQVNLDPTKVLAYRLNIQDIVEKIRLSNNDVGGRVVEFSGIEYMIRGRGYIRHVEDIEHIAVGVNDNGTPILLRDVATVRLGPDMRRGLVELNGEGEVAGGIVVMRFGENAMTVIDRIKAKLKELEPSMPPGVKVIATYDRSDLIEESIGTARNNLIEELMVVSVLLVGFLLHLRSALIPIITLPLAVLLSFIPFYFMGIGMNIMSIGGIIVAIGDMVDASIVMVDNAHRRLEDWERGGRVGDRTQVLIDSAKEVGPSIFASLLVIAIAFMPVFTLEAQEGRLFKPLAWTKNLAIAMSAVVAITLIPALLTLFIRGRIIPERRHPVSMALKWAYAPVLRLAIRARWLVVAGAIGLTLATVPAFLGLGSEFMPPLYEGTILYMPTTLPGLSVTEAGHLLQLMDRKLKTFPEVEQIFGKAGRAETSTDPAPFSMMEVIIVLKDKEHWRPGMTYERLVEEMDAGLEFPGVTNAWTMPIKGRLDMLTTGIRTPVGLKILGSDLREIERIGKRMEVAFKDVPGTRSVYAERVFGGYFLDFDINRVEIARYGLNVMDVGRVIESAVGGENISTTIEGRERYPINLRYFRELRDDPDKLRRVLVDTPTGAQVPLAQLATLRFVSGAPSIRDENAMLAGYVFVDMSGRDVGSYVEDLKHIVSEKIPLPPGYTIAWSGQYEYMERVQERLSIFIPLTLVIIFVLYYFTFRSVAETLMVMLGVPLSMVGGIWSLSLLEYNMSIAVWVGLIALAGVGAETSAVMLAYLDEACARRQRAGALTTLAELCETVQQGALERIRPVTMTSLSNILGLMPVMLATGTGADVMKRIAAPMVGGVFTAMLLTLVVIPAVYVIWRWQTDVSGRMRSPGHG from the coding sequence ATGGTTGAACGGATTATCGAATTCAGCGCCAGGAACCGAGTCATGGTGTTCCTGTTCGTCTTCGGCCTGGCCGCCGCGGGTCTCTGGGCAATGCAACACACGCCGGTCGACGCACTGCCCGACCTCTCCGACACGCAGGTCATCGTCTACACCAAGTGGCCCGGCCGGTCACCGGATCTCGTCGAGGACCAGATCACCTATCCCATCGTGACGGCGCTCCTTTCCGCTCCCAATGTGACTGTCGTTCGTGGAATTTCTGATTTTGGGTACTCGTATGTCTACGTCCTCTTCAAGGACGGAACGGACATCTACTGGGGCAGGTCGCGCGTACTCGAATATCTGAATCAGCTCGCAGGGCGTTTGCCGGAAGGGGTCTCGCCGCAACTGGGACCCGATGCCACCGCGGTGGGCTGGGTGTTTGAATATGCCCTCATCGACGAAACCGGCCAGCATACCCTGGCCGACTTGCGCTCGTTTCAGGACTGGTATCTCCGTTACTGGCTGCTGAGTGTCGAAGGGGTGGCCGAGGTCGCGAGCGTTGGCGGGTTCGTGCGGCAGTACCAGGTCAATCTGGACCCGACAAAGGTACTGGCCTATCGCCTCAACATCCAGGACATCGTGGAAAAGATTCGGTTAAGCAACAACGACGTGGGCGGACGCGTGGTCGAGTTCTCCGGTATCGAATACATGATACGCGGGCGCGGTTACATTCGACATGTCGAGGACATCGAGCACATCGCCGTGGGTGTCAACGACAACGGCACGCCCATTCTCCTGCGCGACGTGGCGACGGTGCGACTTGGACCCGATATGCGGCGGGGCCTGGTCGAACTGAACGGCGAGGGCGAAGTGGCAGGGGGAATCGTCGTCATGCGGTTCGGCGAAAATGCCATGACGGTCATAGACCGCATCAAGGCAAAACTGAAGGAGCTGGAGCCGTCCATGCCCCCGGGGGTGAAGGTCATCGCGACATATGATCGCAGCGATCTCATTGAAGAATCCATCGGCACGGCTCGAAATAATCTGATCGAAGAGCTCATGGTCGTGAGCGTCTTGCTCGTCGGATTCCTCCTCCATTTGCGCTCCGCCCTCATTCCGATCATCACGCTCCCGCTGGCCGTCCTGTTGTCGTTTATCCCCTTCTATTTTATGGGCATCGGGATGAACATCATGTCGATCGGCGGAATCATCGTCGCCATCGGCGACATGGTGGACGCTTCCATCGTCATGGTGGACAACGCGCATCGCCGGTTGGAGGACTGGGAACGGGGCGGTCGCGTCGGCGATCGCACCCAAGTCCTGATCGATTCGGCGAAGGAGGTCGGTCCGTCGATTTTCGCCTCGCTCCTCGTCATCGCGATCGCGTTCATGCCTGTATTCACGCTAGAGGCTCAGGAAGGACGATTGTTCAAGCCGCTCGCGTGGACGAAGAACCTCGCCATTGCGATGAGCGCCGTGGTCGCGATCACATTGATTCCGGCCTTGCTGACCCTGTTCATCCGGGGCCGCATCATTCCAGAGCGACGGCACCCGGTCAGCATGGCCCTGAAATGGGCGTACGCGCCGGTTCTGCGGCTGGCGATTCGAGCGCGGTGGCTCGTCGTGGCGGGGGCGATCGGACTGACGCTCGCCACGGTGCCTGCCTTTCTCGGTCTGGGTTCCGAATTCATGCCGCCTCTGTACGAAGGGACGATCCTCTATATGCCCACGACCCTGCCGGGTCTTTCGGTCACGGAGGCCGGCCACCTGCTGCAACTCATGGATAGGAAACTCAAGACGTTTCCGGAAGTGGAACAGATCTTCGGCAAAGCGGGACGGGCCGAGACCTCCACCGACCCGGCACCATTCAGCATGATGGAAGTCATCATCGTCTTGAAGGACAAGGAGCACTGGCGACCGGGAATGACCTACGAACGTTTGGTCGAGGAGATGGACGCGGGCCTGGAATTTCCCGGCGTCACCAACGCATGGACCATGCCGATCAAGGGTCGCCTGGACATGCTGACGACCGGAATCAGGACGCCGGTCGGGCTCAAGATTCTTGGGTCCGACCTGAGGGAGATCGAACGCATCGGCAAGCGCATGGAGGTGGCCTTCAAGGACGTGCCGGGGACCCGCAGTGTCTATGCGGAGCGTGTGTTCGGAGGTTACTTTCTCGACTTCGACATTAATCGAGTCGAAATCGCCCGCTATGGGCTCAACGTCATGGATGTCGGCCGGGTCATCGAATCGGCGGTGGGGGGTGAAAACATCTCGACCACGATCGAGGGGCGCGAACGATATCCGATCAACCTGCGCTACTTTCGCGAGTTGCGCGACGATCCCGACAAGCTCCGGCGCGTGCTGGTGGATACCCCGACCGGCGCTCAGGTGCCGCTGGCCCAACTCGCGACCCTCCGATTCGTCAGCGGCGCGCCGTCGATTCGGGACGAAAATGCAATGCTGGCCGGATATGTCTTCGTCGACATGAGCGGGAGAGACGTGGGAAGCTACGTCGAGGATCTGAAACACATCGTGAGCGAGAAGATCCCGCTTCCACCGGGTTATACCATCGCCTGGTCCGGGCAGTATGAGTATATGGAGCGCGTTCAGGAACGTCTCTCGATCTTCATTCCTCTTACGCTCGTCATCATTTTCGTCTTGTACTACTTCACGTTTCGCTCGGTGGCGGAAACCCTCATGGTCATGCTCGGTGTCCCACTCTCCATGGTTGGAGGCATTTGGTCGCTCAGCCTGCTCGAGTACAATATGAGCATTGCGGTCTGGGTGGGGTTGATCGCGCTGGCCGGCGTCGGGGCCGAGACCAGCGCCGTCATGTTGGCATACCTGGATGAAGCCTGCGCCCGACGCCAACGAGCCGGGGCGCTGACCACGCTCGCCGAATTGTGCGAGACGGTCCAGCAGGGAGCCTTGGAGCGCATACGGCCAGTTACCATGACGTCGCTGTCCAATATTCTTGGATTGATGCCCGTCATGCTTGCCACGGGGACAGGCGCCGACGTGATGAAGCGCATCGCCGCCCCAATGGTCGGTGGCGTGTTCACGGCCATGCTGCTCACCCTCGTAGTTATCCCCGCGGTGTATGTGATCTGGCGATGGCAGACGGATGTGAGTGGGCGCATGCGCTCACCAGGACACGGATGA
- a CDS encoding YHS domain-containing protein — protein MATDPVCKMVVDESTATLTSEYKGTQYYFCSSGCKESFDKDPEAYLTDTDVLGRKRKVPQ, from the coding sequence ATGGCAACTGATCCGGTTTGTAAGATGGTCGTCGATGAGAGCACCGCAACACTCACCAGTGAGTATAAGGGGACGCAGTACTATTTTTGCTCGTCGGGATGTAAGGAGAGCTTCGACAAAGATCCGGAAGCGTATCTGACCGACACGGATGTCTTGGGTCGGAAGCGAAAGGTACCGCAATGA
- a CDS encoding copper-translocating P-type ATPase has translation MHPDIVRSEPGTCPICGMALELRTVSGAESNPELVDMTRRFWHSVVLGGPILALMLSEMLPGRPLQQLVSGQALSWVQLLLATPVVLWAGLPLFQRAWGSVMNRHLNMFTLIGLGTGAAYLYSVAATLAPNVFPDSFRMPGGAVAVYFEPAVVIVALVLLGQVLELRARSQTSSALKGLLGLSPKTARVVRGDGREEDVALERVEVGDNLRVRPGEKVPVDGVVLDGKSAIDESMISGEAIPVEKEPGDKVVGATVNSTGSFLMRAERVGRETLLSQIVRMVSEAQRTRAPIQRVANLVAGYFVPIVILVAVVTFLVWAWYGPEPRMAHALLNAVAVLIIACPCALGLATPMSIMVGTGRGAAAGVLIRNAEALETLAKVDVLVVDKTGTLTEGKPRLMTMLPASGFSEDDLLGVAAGLEQHSEHPLATAIVTAARDRGLALLKPEDFRSVTGKGVTGMIGGRSAMVGTVSFLKDASVQAESLLHHAEPLRQQGHTVVFVAIDGRPAGLLGVADPVKASTPEAISELRAEGLRVVMLTGDNRATAQAVATRLHIDEVEAEVLPEAKSAIIKALQAEGRVVAMAGDGINDAPALAQAHVGIAMGTGTDVAMESAGVTLVKGDLRSIARARRLSRGTMRNIRQNLFFAFAYNMLGVPIAAGILYPFFGLLLSPMIASAAMTFSSVSVIGNALRLRGLKL, from the coding sequence ATGCACCCTGATATTGTCCGGTCCGAGCCCGGCACCTGCCCCATTTGCGGCATGGCGCTGGAGCTGCGGACGGTGAGCGGTGCTGAGTCGAACCCGGAATTAGTTGATATGACACGCAGGTTCTGGCACAGCGTCGTGCTGGGCGGTCCCATCCTTGCTCTGATGCTGTCCGAGATGCTGCCTGGCCGACCATTACAACAGCTCGTGTCGGGGCAGGCGTTAAGCTGGGTGCAGTTATTGCTCGCGACACCGGTCGTGCTGTGGGCGGGCCTCCCCTTATTCCAACGGGCGTGGGGGTCCGTGATGAATCGGCACCTCAACATGTTTACGCTCATTGGGCTGGGTACGGGCGCGGCGTATCTCTACAGCGTCGCAGCGACGCTTGCTCCAAACGTGTTCCCGGATTCGTTCCGCATGCCGGGTGGAGCAGTGGCGGTGTATTTCGAACCCGCCGTCGTTATCGTGGCCCTGGTCCTCTTAGGTCAGGTACTGGAGTTGCGGGCTCGCAGCCAAACGAGCAGCGCCTTAAAGGGCCTGCTCGGCTTGTCGCCAAAAACCGCTCGGGTCGTCCGAGGGGATGGCCGTGAAGAAGACGTGGCATTGGAACGAGTTGAAGTCGGCGACAATTTACGGGTCAGGCCAGGTGAGAAGGTTCCCGTCGATGGGGTGGTGCTGGATGGAAAGAGTGCCATCGACGAGTCCATGATCAGCGGTGAGGCGATTCCGGTGGAAAAGGAACCGGGCGACAAGGTCGTGGGCGCGACGGTGAATAGCACGGGGAGCTTCCTTATGCGGGCCGAGCGCGTGGGCCGTGAGACGCTCTTGTCCCAGATCGTTCGAATGGTGAGCGAGGCGCAGCGCACCCGTGCGCCAATTCAACGCGTAGCCAATCTCGTCGCCGGGTATTTTGTGCCGATTGTCATCCTCGTTGCTGTGGTCACGTTTCTCGTGTGGGCGTGGTACGGTCCTGAACCACGCATGGCCCATGCCTTGTTGAACGCGGTCGCTGTGCTGATCATCGCGTGCCCCTGTGCCTTAGGGCTGGCGACCCCAATGTCCATTATGGTCGGGACCGGGCGGGGTGCCGCGGCGGGTGTGTTAATCCGCAATGCCGAAGCGCTCGAAACGCTGGCCAAGGTAGACGTGCTCGTGGTCGATAAGACGGGCACGCTCACAGAAGGGAAGCCACGCCTCATGACGATGCTTCCTGCCTCGGGATTTTCGGAGGACGACCTGTTGGGGGTTGCGGCAGGGTTGGAACAGCACAGCGAGCATCCCTTGGCAACCGCCATTGTCACAGCGGCCAGGGACAGGGGCCTCGCCCTGCTGAAGCCTGAGGACTTTCGATCTGTGACCGGGAAGGGGGTCACCGGGATGATCGGGGGTCGGTCCGCGATGGTGGGAACAGTCTCCTTCCTGAAAGACGCGTCGGTTCAAGCTGAGTCCTTGCTGCATCACGCTGAACCGTTACGGCAGCAGGGACACACCGTCGTATTCGTCGCGATCGACGGCCGTCCTGCCGGACTGCTTGGTGTCGCTGATCCGGTTAAGGCCTCCACACCGGAAGCGATCAGCGAGCTGCGTGCCGAAGGGCTGCGCGTCGTGATGTTAACGGGGGACAATCGAGCGACTGCACAAGCGGTGGCGACCCGGCTTCATATCGATGAAGTCGAGGCCGAAGTACTCCCGGAAGCGAAGTCTGCAATCATTAAGGCATTGCAGGCCGAAGGTCGAGTCGTCGCCATGGCTGGTGACGGCATTAATGACGCGCCGGCGCTCGCCCAGGCCCATGTGGGCATTGCCATGGGTACGGGCACAGATGTAGCCATGGAAAGCGCAGGCGTGACTCTGGTGAAAGGCGATTTGCGGAGCATCGCACGAGCTCGTCGATTGAGCCGTGGCACGATGCGCAACATCAGACAGAATCTCTTTTTTGCGTTTGCCTATAACATGCTGGGGGTGCCGATTGCGGCTGGTATTTTGTATCCGTTCTTCGGGCTGCTCCTGAGCCCCATGATTGCCAGCGCTGCCATGACCTTCAGTTCAGTCTCGGTTATCGGGAATGCGCTTCGGTTACGGGGCCTGAAGCTTTAG
- the rpoE2 gene encoding RNA polymerase sigma factor SigZ, giving the protein MNESQNHDEHPEPLLSNIQRIVQNEPAFRAFLHKRLGDRTLAEDLYQQCLLRALQHQHSIENQESVVPWFYRVLRNALIDYYRSRASHQERHSAFEKDAQVLQEQDVPSLDDVKGTICQCMDQVLDTLRPNYADLIRRIDLSGEQPSAVAKDLAITPNNATVRLHRARQALRASLEATCGICTKHGCLNCTCT; this is encoded by the coding sequence ATGAATGAGTCACAAAACCACGACGAGCACCCGGAACCACTCCTCAGCAACATTCAACGCATTGTTCAAAACGAGCCGGCGTTCCGAGCCTTCCTGCACAAACGACTTGGAGACAGAACCCTTGCGGAAGATCTGTATCAGCAATGCCTCCTGCGTGCCCTTCAACATCAGCATTCGATCGAAAACCAGGAAAGTGTCGTCCCATGGTTCTATCGCGTGCTCCGAAACGCCTTGATCGACTACTACCGTTCGCGAGCGAGCCACCAAGAGCGGCACAGTGCATTTGAAAAGGACGCGCAGGTGCTTCAGGAGCAAGATGTGCCTTCGCTCGATGACGTGAAGGGCACCATTTGTCAGTGTATGGACCAGGTGCTGGATACGCTACGCCCGAACTATGCGGATTTGATTCGGCGCATCGATCTGAGTGGTGAACAGCCTTCGGCGGTTGCCAAGGACCTGGCGATCACCCCGAACAATGCGACAGTGCGGCTGCATCGCGCCCGCCAAGCATTGCGAGCAAGCCTTGAGGCTACCTGCGGAATTTGCACAAAGCACGGGTGTCTGAACTGTACCTGCACCTGA